A window of the Xenopus laevis strain J_2021 chromosome 9_10L, Xenopus_laevis_v10.1, whole genome shotgun sequence genome harbors these coding sequences:
- the cep20.L gene encoding centrosomal protein 20 isoform X1 has protein sequence MATVGDLKAVVKDTLEKRGVMGQLKARVRAEVFEALDDRSEPKPVLSPENLLINELIREYLAFNKYSYTSSVLTAETGLSEVPLDRSFLTKELNVVEDLNSQSVPILYGIVAHFLKEHEDGPCQKVEKVSTENHTFRNIPRGRNTKDQLLAMLFSIAKQKILIQDPCS, from the exons ATGGCTACCGTAGGAGATCTCAAAGCCG TTGTGAAGGACACTCTGGAGAAGAGAGGAGTTATGGGGCAGCTAAAGGCAAGAGTTCGAGCAGAGGTGTTTGAAGCATTGGATGATCGTAGTGAACCCAAACCAGTTCTGTCCCCTGAAAATCTCCTCATCAATGAATTGATTAGAGAATATCTGGCATTCAACAAGTATAGCTACACCTCATCTGTCCTTACTGCAG AAACTGGCCTTTCCGAGGTTCCACTCGATCGTTCATTTCTCACTAAAGAGCTTAACGTTGTTGAAGATTTGAACTCCCAGTCAGT ACCAATTCTATATGGAATCGTTGCTCACTTTTTAAAAGAACATGAAGATGGGCCATGCCAGAAAGTAGAGAAGGTGTCAACTGAGAACCACACCTTTAGAAACATTCCACGAGGTAGAAATACAAAAG ATCAACTCCTGGCAATGTTGTTTTCCATTGCAAAGCAGAAG ATACTCATTCAGGACCCGTGCAGCTAA
- the cep20.L gene encoding centrosomal protein 20: MATVGDLKAVVKDTLEKRGVMGQLKARVRAEVFEALDDRSEPKPVLSPENLLINELIREYLAFNKYSYTSSVLTAETGLSEVPLDRSFLTKELNVVEDLNSQSVPILYGIVAHFLKEHEDGPCQKVEKVSTENHTFRNIPRGRNTKDTHSGPVQLTQTSTEDWHQRRHR; this comes from the exons ATGGCTACCGTAGGAGATCTCAAAGCCG TTGTGAAGGACACTCTGGAGAAGAGAGGAGTTATGGGGCAGCTAAAGGCAAGAGTTCGAGCAGAGGTGTTTGAAGCATTGGATGATCGTAGTGAACCCAAACCAGTTCTGTCCCCTGAAAATCTCCTCATCAATGAATTGATTAGAGAATATCTGGCATTCAACAAGTATAGCTACACCTCATCTGTCCTTACTGCAG AAACTGGCCTTTCCGAGGTTCCACTCGATCGTTCATTTCTCACTAAAGAGCTTAACGTTGTTGAAGATTTGAACTCCCAGTCAGT ACCAATTCTATATGGAATCGTTGCTCACTTTTTAAAAGAACATGAAGATGGGCCATGCCAGAAAGTAGAGAAGGTGTCAACTGAGAACCACACCTTTAGAAACATTCCACGAGGTAGAAATACAAAAG ATACTCATTCAGGACCCGTGCAGCTAACACAAACAAGCACTGAAGATTGGCATCAGCGAAGGCACAGATAA